In one Mucilaginibacter ginsenosidivorax genomic region, the following are encoded:
- a CDS encoding efflux RND transporter periplasmic adaptor subunit, which translates to MKTFKAMLPLLAVITSIYVTGCASKAQSTQEETADTLQLPVFTLTTRDTVIQKPYVADIQALKNIDIRSRVRGFLEKVFIDEGASVQKGQLLFKLNDQEFKVNLTKAKAALSNAVADAKATALEVDRVKLLVDKKVISKSELDVAESKLSADKATIEEARSMVQSAEDQLAYTYIHAPFDGIVDRIPLKSGSLIDEGTLLTSLSDISSMYAYFSFPENEYLQYVRKRKTAPGKTSDKVRLVLADGLDFPYEGDIETVEAEIEQKTGSINFRARFPNPQKLLRHGATGKLFISTRADNVVMVPQQSVFDIQDKSYVYLVDKNNQLHMRAFVPQTRFSNYYIVKDGLKPGDKILLEGTQNVRDGMIIKPRKLSRDSLLAMK; encoded by the coding sequence ATGAAAACATTTAAAGCAATGCTGCCTTTACTGGCGGTTATAACATCTATATATGTCACGGGTTGCGCCTCAAAAGCACAAAGCACGCAGGAAGAAACAGCCGACACCCTGCAACTACCTGTATTTACATTAACCACACGCGATACGGTTATCCAAAAGCCTTACGTAGCCGATATCCAGGCCTTAAAAAACATTGATATCCGTTCGCGGGTGCGTGGTTTTTTAGAAAAAGTATTTATCGACGAAGGTGCGTCGGTACAAAAAGGCCAGCTCCTTTTTAAACTTAACGACCAGGAGTTTAAGGTAAACCTTACCAAGGCCAAAGCTGCCTTAAGTAACGCCGTGGCCGATGCCAAGGCGACAGCGCTGGAGGTTGACCGCGTTAAATTGCTGGTTGATAAAAAAGTGATCTCCAAATCGGAACTGGATGTGGCCGAATCAAAGCTGAGTGCTGATAAAGCCACCATTGAAGAGGCCCGTTCCATGGTGCAAAGCGCCGAAGACCAGCTGGCCTATACCTACATCCACGCGCCGTTTGATGGCATTGTGGATAGAATCCCCCTTAAATCGGGCAGTTTAATTGATGAGGGCACCTTACTTACCAGCCTGTCGGATATCAGCTCGATGTACGCGTACTTCAGCTTCCCCGAAAACGAATACCTCCAATACGTTCGGAAACGCAAAACCGCGCCCGGCAAAACAAGCGACAAGGTGCGGCTGGTATTGGCCGATGGCCTCGACTTTCCGTATGAGGGTGATATTGAAACCGTTGAAGCGGAAATTGAACAAAAAACCGGATCTATTAATTTCAGGGCACGCTTTCCCAATCCGCAAAAACTTTTGAGGCATGGGGCCACCGGCAAGCTGTTTATATCAACCAGGGCCGATAACGTGGTGATGGTGCCGCAACAATCGGTATTTGATATCCAGGATAAAAGCTACGTTTATTTAGTTGATAAAAACAACCAGCTGCACATGCGTGCCTTTGTACCGCAAACCCGTTTTTCTAACTATTACATTGTAAAAGACGGCTTAAAGCCCGGCGACAAAATATTGCTGGAAGGCACCCAGAATGTACGCGACGGAATGATCATTAAACCAAGAAAACTCAGCAGGGATTCATTATTAGCCATGAAGTAG
- a CDS encoding efflux RND transporter permease subunit has translation MFETFIKRPVLSLVISLIITLLGVLALITLPVTQFPDIVPPSVTVTANYTGANAEVCAKAVATPLERAINGVPGMTYMTTVCSNDGLTVIQIYFNVGVDPDQAAVNVQGRVATIIDEMPEEVIKAGVTTEKEVNSMLMYLNIISEDPGMDEKFIYNFTDINVLQELKRIDGVGRAEIMGAKEYSMRVWLKPDRMMAYKVSTDDVIDAIRAQNVEAAPGKTGQSSDKSPQMLQYVLRYPGKFFEPKQYENIVIRAEEGGSVLKLKEIADVEFGSLTYSMVSNTDGKPSASIMIKQRPGSNARDVINNIKTRMAELKKSSFPAGMSFNVNYDVSRFLDASIHEVLRTLVEAFILVFIVVFIFLQDFRSTLIPALAVPVALIGSLFFMQLLGFSINLLTLFALVLAIGIVVDNAIVVVEAVHVKMTEEHMNAMDATIQAMKEISGAIVAITLVMSAVFVPVAFMSGPVGVFYRQFSLTLAISIVISGVNALTLTPALCAIMLKHNPEPKKKSVTQRFFTGFNKRYDGLQNKYSGFMTFLSPRKGITIALLVGFFVLTWGTSAILPTGFIPTEDQGMIYVNVTTPAGATVERTEQVLKEIASKTKSIKAIESISTLSGYSLVNEIAGASYGMAMINLKPWDERKESLEDIIATLTAKTKNIGDASIQYFPPPTVPGFGNSSGFEIRVLDRTGQGDLQKAAKVTKDFVDALNASPEISGAFTSFDPNFPQYMISVDQQTAAQKGITVDKAMSTLQTLMGSFYASNFIRFGQMYKVMVQAAPEYRARPEDVLNLQVKNDKGEMVPFSTFIKMEKVFGPEQLTRYNMYTSAMVTGDAAKGFSSGDANAAIERIAKQKLPKGYTFEWSGMTREQILSGNQAIYIFIICLIFVYLLLAAQYESFLLPLPVILSLPTGIFGAFFFLKITGLENNIYAQVALVMLIGLLGKNAILIVEFAIQRQKEGLSIVKAAIEGAVSRLRPILMTSLAFIAGLIPLCIADGAGAMGNRSIGTAAAGGMLMGTIFGVILIPGLYVIFAGMAARKHKKPEEPLTEMHHEMKIVN, from the coding sequence ATGTTCGAAACATTTATAAAGCGGCCGGTGCTGTCGCTTGTGATATCTTTAATAATAACCCTGCTGGGCGTACTGGCGTTAATAACACTGCCGGTTACCCAGTTCCCTGATATTGTGCCGCCATCGGTAACCGTTACCGCCAACTATACCGGTGCGAACGCCGAGGTTTGCGCCAAGGCCGTGGCAACCCCGCTTGAACGCGCCATTAACGGCGTACCCGGCATGACCTATATGACCACCGTTTGCAGTAACGACGGGCTTACGGTGATACAAATTTATTTTAACGTTGGGGTTGACCCCGACCAGGCTGCTGTAAATGTACAGGGCCGTGTTGCCACTATTATTGACGAGATGCCCGAAGAGGTGATAAAAGCCGGGGTAACCACCGAAAAAGAGGTAAACAGTATGCTGATGTACCTGAATATCATCAGCGAAGACCCCGGCATGGACGAGAAATTCATCTACAACTTTACCGACATCAACGTACTGCAGGAATTAAAGCGTATTGACGGCGTTGGCCGTGCCGAAATTATGGGTGCCAAAGAATACTCTATGCGGGTTTGGTTGAAGCCCGATAGGATGATGGCCTACAAGGTATCTACTGATGATGTCATTGATGCTATCCGCGCGCAAAACGTGGAAGCTGCGCCGGGTAAAACCGGGCAAAGCTCAGATAAATCGCCGCAAATGCTGCAATATGTTTTGCGCTATCCGGGCAAGTTTTTTGAGCCCAAACAATATGAAAACATTGTTATCCGCGCCGAAGAAGGCGGATCTGTATTAAAACTGAAAGAAATTGCCGATGTTGAATTTGGCTCGCTTACTTACAGCATGGTATCCAATACCGATGGTAAGCCATCAGCATCTATCATGATAAAACAACGCCCCGGCTCAAACGCCCGGGATGTTATCAACAACATTAAAACCCGCATGGCCGAGCTCAAAAAAAGCTCGTTCCCGGCCGGCATGAGTTTTAATGTAAATTATGATGTATCGCGCTTTTTGGATGCATCTATCCACGAAGTGTTGCGCACTTTGGTAGAGGCCTTTATACTGGTATTTATTGTAGTGTTCATTTTCCTGCAGGATTTCCGCTCAACATTAATACCTGCTTTGGCTGTACCCGTGGCGCTTATTGGTTCGCTGTTTTTTATGCAGCTTCTGGGTTTTTCCATCAACCTGCTTACATTATTCGCGTTGGTACTGGCTATTGGTATTGTGGTTGATAACGCCATTGTGGTGGTTGAGGCCGTGCACGTAAAAATGACCGAAGAGCACATGAACGCTATGGATGCAACCATACAGGCCATGAAAGAGATTAGCGGGGCTATAGTGGCCATTACTTTGGTAATGTCGGCAGTATTTGTGCCGGTGGCTTTTATGTCGGGCCCTGTAGGGGTATTTTACCGGCAGTTTTCATTAACGCTGGCCATATCAATTGTGATATCAGGTGTAAACGCATTAACCCTTACCCCTGCACTTTGCGCCATAATGCTAAAGCATAACCCCGAGCCTAAAAAGAAAAGCGTCACCCAACGCTTTTTCACGGGCTTTAATAAACGTTATGACGGCCTGCAAAACAAGTATTCGGGCTTCATGACGTTCCTGTCGCCGCGTAAAGGAATAACAATTGCCTTACTGGTGGGCTTTTTTGTGCTTACCTGGGGCACCAGCGCCATATTACCAACAGGCTTTATCCCTACCGAAGACCAGGGGATGATTTACGTAAACGTAACCACGCCAGCCGGTGCAACAGTTGAGCGTACCGAACAGGTTTTAAAAGAGATAGCCAGCAAAACCAAAAGCATCAAGGCAATTGAGTCGATATCCACTTTATCGGGCTATAGTTTGGTAAACGAAATTGCAGGCGCATCTTACGGCATGGCCATGATTAACCTGAAACCATGGGATGAGCGTAAGGAATCGTTAGAGGATATTATTGCCACACTGACAGCAAAAACCAAAAACATAGGTGATGCATCTATCCAGTATTTTCCGCCGCCAACGGTGCCGGGCTTTGGTAACTCCAGCGGTTTCGAGATCAGGGTACTTGACCGTACCGGCCAGGGCGATCTGCAAAAAGCCGCCAAAGTAACCAAAGATTTTGTGGATGCGCTAAATGCATCACCCGAAATTTCGGGCGCGTTTACCAGCTTCGATCCTAATTTTCCACAGTACATGATCTCTGTCGATCAGCAAACGGCGGCCCAAAAGGGAATTACGGTTGATAAAGCGATGTCGACCCTGCAAACCTTAATGGGTAGTTTTTATGCATCCAACTTTATCCGCTTTGGGCAAATGTACAAGGTGATGGTGCAGGCCGCGCCCGAGTACCGCGCCCGGCCCGAGGATGTTTTAAACCTGCAGGTTAAAAACGATAAGGGCGAAATGGTGCCATTTTCCACTTTTATTAAAATGGAGAAAGTTTTCGGCCCCGAGCAGCTTACCCGCTACAACATGTACACATCGGCCATGGTTACCGGCGATGCGGCCAAAGGTTTCAGCAGCGGCGATGCCAACGCCGCTATTGAACGCATAGCCAAACAAAAGCTACCCAAAGGCTATACCTTTGAATGGTCGGGCATGACACGGGAACAGATCTTATCGGGCAACCAGGCTATTTACATTTTTATCATCTGTTTAATATTTGTTTACCTGCTGCTGGCTGCGCAGTACGAAAGCTTTTTGCTCCCGCTTCCCGTTATCCTATCATTACCTACCGGTATTTTCGGTGCATTTTTCTTTTTAAAGATCACCGGGCTCGAAAACAATATTTACGCACAGGTAGCCCTGGTAATGCTCATTGGCTTGCTGGGCAAAAACGCCATCCTGATAGTGGAATTTGCCATCCAGCGGCAAAAAGAGGGGCTATCGATAGTTAAAGCCGCTATTGAAGGCGCGGTATCCCGTTTACGGCCCATCCTGATGACATCGCTGGCATTTATTGCCGGCTTAATTCCATTATGTATTGCCGATGGCGCGGGGGCAATGGGTAACCGGTCGATAGGTACCGCGGCGGCGGGAGGGATGCTGATGGGCACCATCTTCGGTGTAATATTAATACCGGGCCTGTATGTAATATTTGCCGGAATGGCCGCACGTAAACACAAAAAGCCCGAAGAGCCGCTTACCGAAATGCACCATGAAATGAAAATTGTTAACTAA